ATAAATCTTCTTTTGTTGTTGAGTTAACTTGCTTAAATCTGGGACTTCCCATGTAGGTATTACAGCATAATGCGCAGGATCTTCCTGAGCCCCTTCTTTTGGTATTATTTTTTGCTTCTTTAATATTTCTTTTACGAATTTTTCATACGGCTTAAGTGTTTCCAATGCTTTCAATAATTTTTCATAATTAATTCTAGATGGTATTTTTTGCGACGAGCTCCTAGGATAACTAATCCAACCTTGCTGATATAGAGATTCAGCAATGGTCATAGTTTGAGTTGGAGAAAAATTAAATTGTGCATACGCTTCAGCTTGTAAGTCGGTTGTATTAAATGGTACAGGGGGAAGTTGTTTATACTTTCTTTTTTTAATATCTTTTACGATAGCATTACCATCTTTACACATTTGTAAAATTTTATCAGCTTCTTCTTTCTTCCAAATCCTTTCTTCTTTATAATTTGCAATATATTCTTTCCCATTTATGTCTAAATGTAATTTTAATTGCCAAAATGGCTTTGGTTTAAAATTTCTTATTTCTTCTTCTTTTTCAAATAATATTCTTAAAGTTGGTGCTTGAACTCTTCCTGTAGATAAAATTGAGAAAAATTTTTTCTCATTATTTTTTAAAGAAAGAGTTAAAGCTCTCGTTAAATTTATTCCCCATAACCAATCTAATTCATGTCTAGTGAGCCCTGATTCTAATTGTCCAAAATCAAGATGTGGAAGAGCATTTTCATAAGATTCTATAATTTCATCTTTTGTTAAAGTTGAAAATCTCATTCTTTTTGCATCGTTTTTATTTGCTAAAAATTTTAAAATATTTGCACCTATTACTTCTCCTTCTATATCATAATCTGTAGCAATAATATAATCTGAACCATTCTTTAAAACAGATTTAATAACATCAAAATATTTTTTTGAGAATGCTGACTCTCTTCTAACTTGAAAGCTTGGTTTCCATGCATAATCAAAAATAGGATAAACCCATTTTTTCTCTATAGGAGCTAAATTGAATAAATGTCCTACAGCACATACTACAAGAAGGTTCTTTCCATTCCTTATAAATTCATAATATGTTACTCCATCTTCATTTTTATAAGTTTTTAATGTATTAGGTTCAGCTAATGCTTCAGCAATTCTTCTAGCAGCATCAGGCTTCTCAGTTATTATAATTGCATATTTGTTTTTTTGTTCCATTGTTCTTTTTTCTAATATACATGTATAAAACTTTTTCTCTATAAAAGATTTATAAATAAATTTTAATGGCATAATATTAAAAATGTGGCAATTAATAATACTTATAATAGCATTTATCATATTATTCATTCTTGTAATTAAAGAAGTTAATGTTGGATTAGCTTTAATAATTTCATCAATAATTTTAGGAATAACTACTTTAACATTAATGAAATTTATTCAAATAAGTATAGATACTTTAATAAATTATTTAACAATAGAATTAATTTTAACAATGACTTTCATAACTATTTTTTCATATATGTATCAAGAAACAGGAATAGTAAAAGAATTAACTGAAAGCTTAGAGAAAATAATATTGAATGAAAAATCAATAATGATGCTCATGCCTGCAATATTCGGATTGCTTCCAGTCCTTGGAGGAGCATTATTTTCAGCTCCAATGATAGAAAATGAAGGAGAAAAAATGAAGATGGATAAAGGAGGACAAGCATTCATAAATTTATGGTTTAGACATTTATTATTTTTGATATATCCTTTAGAGCAAGCATATATAATAATTGTATACTTAACTGGTATTGATTTAAAAATACTTTTAATATATCAAATACCTACGTTTATAATAGCTATTTTCTCAGGTTATCTATTTGGATTAAGAAAATATAAAAGTAAAAAATATAAAGTTTCTCTTAATAAACATTGGATAAAAAAATTTTTAATAGTATTTTCTCCAATACTTTTAGCAATAATTTTAAGCTTAATTGGATTAAAAATATATATTTCAATTTTAATCGGAATAATAATTTTAATTTTTATGTCTAAGAATGGAACAAAATTTTTAATAAATGTTATAAAAAAGAAAGAAGTTTTAGGAATGGCATTAACAGCTTTTGGGATTATGTTTTTTAGAGAAATAATGGATAAATCAAATATACTTAATTTATTATCAATCTATATTCAAACTTATAATGTTTCGAAGGTATTCCCTCTTATGGTTATTCCATTTTTAATAGGTTTTTGCTTAGGTGTTCCTACAGCAGCAATAGCAATAATAATTTCGATGTTATCAAAAATTATTAATTTTAATCCATTAAATCTAAGCATTATTTTTGTAAATATGTATTTAGGACATATAATGTCTCCTGTACATTTATGCGTAGCAGTAACCTGTCAATATTTTAAAGTAAATATACTGGAAGTTTATAAAAAAATGATTCTTGCAGAAATATTAACATTGATAGTCCCTATTTCAATGTTTTTAATAACTTCATGAGTTAAAATATAAATTTCAATTTAATATACAATACTTTAAATTATCTGAAAAATTTTTTATTTCATTTTTAAAAAGATTATTTCTATTTGTAAAAGATTTAAAAGAGTTAAACTTATATAATTCTCGTATCAAGTAAAAGCCTAATTAATAGCATGGTGGTAATGTGATATGGGGCAACATTTGATGAAAAAACTAAAGAATTTATGAATACTTTTTCTCAATCATTTCTTGCTCTCATATTTGATTTAGGTGGGATAATAGCAGGCGGGATAGCAACATATTCTATACCATTCTTCTCATATGCTCCATGGATTTTAATAATTTACCCATCCATACTACAAGTTAGAGGAACAATAAGTGGTATTCTATGCGGAAAAATTTCAACAAATTTACATATAGGAAATATTAAACCACAATTTTTTAAAAATACTAAATATTTCTATAATATACTAATTTCAACTTTTTCATTAAATATTATAGTAGGAATAATAATAGGGATTTCAGGATATATTTATGGTTTTTTTATTTTAAGAGATACAATAATTGATTTATTTCCTATAATTTATATTACATTATCTTCAATGATAATCTCTTCCATAATAACAATTCCAATAACAATAACTATAGCTTTTCTTGGTTTTAAAAAAGGATTGGATCCAGATATATTAGTTTATCCTATTTTATCAACTGTTGCAGATATAATTGTTACATCTTGCTATATTTTTTCTATATGGATATATTTTAAAGAATATGTATTTTTAAAATATTCTATTTTATCAATAATCTTAATTTCAAGCATTATTACAATTTCTTATATTATAAAAAATAAACATGAAAAAGAAATTTTAAGAACATTGAAAGAAGCAACACCATTAATAGCTTTATTAGGAATATATGGAAATTTTACAGGAAGTGTACTTTCAACATTTCGTTCAAGAATAGAAGAAAATCCAATGATTCTTATTGTTTATCCATGTTTAATAGATGGTTTAGGAGATATAGGATCAATAATAGGTTCTTTAACATCAACAAGACTTGTTTTAGGATATCTTAAACCAGTTTTTTCAAATATAAAAAATATTTTTAAAGAAATTATTGCTGTAGAATCTTCAGCTTTTATAATACATTTATTAATGGGATTTTTAGGAGTAATGTATTTCTCAAAACAAATATTAATATTTGAAATAATAAATTTAGCAAAAATAACTATTACTACTAATTTATTAAGCTTTTTAATAGCTGTTTTAATAGGTTATATGGTTGCTATATATAGTTTTAGATTTAAATTAGACCCGGATAATTTTGTAAATCCTATAGTAAGTGCAATTTCAGATTCTATTGCAACAATTATTTTATCATTAGTTTTATATATTTATTCTTTTTAATTTAGGATTATTATTTTGTAATTTCAATTTCACTAAAAAATTATTTTTTAAATATTAATGCCATAAAAAAGAAAGAAGAGCTATATTTTCTATTAAATACCAATTAAATTAAAAAATAAGGGTAAGTAGTTGCAATTTAAGGATTTAATGTTTAGACTGTTATTTGAGTTACAGTTACATTTATTTTGGTAGTAGTAATTACGGTAGTTATTGAAACAGAAGTTACAGTTATTGTAGTAGGAACAGGAATGCTTACACTAGTTATTGTTGGAGTAGGAATGGTTACAGTAGTAGTTATAGTTTCTGTTGTAGTTACTGGAGGTTGAGGGGAAACAGAAGTTACAGATATGGATGTTATAGTTATTGTAGTAGGAAAAGTTACACTAGTTATAATTATGCTGGTTATTGTTGGAGTAGGAATGATTATAGTTTCTGTTATAGTGACGTAAGTAAATAATTTTGTTTGACTAATAGAAAAATAAGCAATTACTCCTCCAACAACTAAAATTATAATTATTAAAGCAATTAATAAATTGCTTATTCCTTTATTATTCACTATTTTTCACTCTATTACTCTTTTTTTTTAAAAAAGTTAATTCCAATATATAAATTTTTTATTTTTTTTTAAAAATTTTTAATTTTAAAACTTATTAAAGAAATAAATTAAGCAAAATCTTAGCTTAAAAAATCAGTATTATAGGTATGATTGCTTACTTTTATTTTAAGAAAAAGATGTTAAAACTATAG
The Nitrososphaerota archaeon DNA segment above includes these coding regions:
- a CDS encoding DUF401 family protein yields the protein MWQLIILIIAFIILFILVIKEVNVGLALIISSIILGITTLTLMKFIQISIDTLINYLTIELILTMTFITIFSYMYQETGIVKELTESLEKIILNEKSIMMLMPAIFGLLPVLGGALFSAPMIENEGEKMKMDKGGQAFINLWFRHLLFLIYPLEQAYIIIVYLTGIDLKILLIYQIPTFIIAIFSGYLFGLRKYKSKKYKVSLNKHWIKKFLIVFSPILLAIILSLIGLKIYISILIGIIILIFMSKNGTKFLINVIKKKEVLGMALTAFGIMFFREIMDKSNILNLLSIYIQTYNVSKVFPLMVIPFLIGFCLGVPTAAIAIIISMLSKIINFNPLNLSIIFVNMYLGHIMSPVHLCVAVTCQYFKVNILEVYKKMILAEILTLIVPISMFLITS
- a CDS encoding magnesium transporter → MNTFSQSFLALIFDLGGIIAGGIATYSIPFFSYAPWILIIYPSILQVRGTISGILCGKISTNLHIGNIKPQFFKNTKYFYNILISTFSLNIIVGIIIGISGYIYGFFILRDTIIDLFPIIYITLSSMIISSIITIPITITIAFLGFKKGLDPDILVYPILSTVADIIVTSCYIFSIWIYFKEYVFLKYSILSIILISSIITISYIIKNKHEKEILRTLKEATPLIALLGIYGNFTGSVLSTFRSRIEENPMILIVYPCLIDGLGDIGSIIGSLTSTRLVLGYLKPVFSNIKNIFKEIIAVESSAFIIHLLMGFLGVMYFSKQILIFEIINLAKITITTNLLSFLIAVLIGYMVAIYSFRFKLDPDNFVNPIVSAISDSIATIILSLVLYIYSF
- the topA gene encoding DNA topoisomerase I, with the translated sequence MEQKNKYAIIITEKPDAARRIAEALAEPNTLKTYKNEDGVTYYEFIRNGKNLLVVCAVGHLFNLAPIEKKWVYPIFDYAWKPSFQVRRESAFSKKYFDVIKSVLKNGSDYIIATDYDIEGEVIGANILKFLANKNDAKRMRFSTLTKDEIIESYENALPHLDFGQLESGLTRHELDWLWGINLTRALTLSLKNNEKKFFSILSTGRVQAPTLRILFEKEEEIRNFKPKPFWQLKLHLDINGKEYIANYKEERIWKKEEADKILQMCKDGNAIVKDIKKRKYKQLPPVPFNTTDLQAEAYAQFNFSPTQTMTIAESLYQQGWISYPRSSSQKIPSRINYEKLLKALETLKPYEKFVKEILKKQKIIPKEGAQEDPAHYAVIPTWEVPDLSKLTQQQKKIYDLIVRRTLATFEDEAIKESMNVIFDVNGYDFIITGKRTIEHGWTKIYEPYMKIEEQTLPELKIGQVIKVLKLEEILKETQPPGRYSQGSIIKEMEARNLGTRATRAEILETLYERKYIFGKSIQVTKLGEAVVKTLEKFSPRILSEELTRYFEQQMNLVYEGKKNRQEVIEEAKKTLKEILEEFKKNEDKISKELSKGLIEAWEEERKIGKCKCGGDLRIIKSRKTGKIFIGCSNYPNCKNSYPLPLASKIEKTGKICEKCGTPIIKIFRKGKRPFQMCLSISCPTKAEWKNNKVKNTAKHFSN